The following are from one region of the Leucobacter sp. Psy1 genome:
- a CDS encoding signal peptidase I, producing MKSTAQDTQHTQGRAIRSGAFAVVLLAVLALAAAVAVVPRVLGGSALTVLTGSMEPTYSPGDMVISAPEDRYSIGDVITFQPVSDDPTLITHRIVAVSEGTDGAEYVTRGDANGSDDDPIVADQVMGSVRYSIPYLGHAAMLVGEHRSTLIIIAGAGLIGYGIFATASGALASGRARGRHRLQTRRITC from the coding sequence ATGAAGAGCACCGCACAGGACACCCAGCACACCCAGGGACGCGCGATCCGCTCCGGCGCGTTCGCTGTGGTGCTCCTGGCGGTGCTCGCACTCGCCGCAGCAGTCGCAGTGGTCCCCCGAGTTCTCGGAGGATCGGCGCTCACGGTGCTGACCGGGTCGATGGAGCCCACCTATTCGCCAGGCGACATGGTGATCTCGGCCCCAGAGGACCGGTACAGCATCGGTGACGTCATCACATTCCAGCCGGTCTCGGACGATCCCACGCTGATCACCCACCGTATCGTCGCGGTGAGCGAGGGCACCGATGGCGCCGAGTACGTCACCCGGGGCGACGCCAACGGCAGCGATGACGATCCGATCGTCGCCGACCAGGTGATGGGATCGGTGAGGTACTCGATCCCATACCTCGGTCATGCGGCCATGCTGGTCGGCGAGCACCGCAGCACGCTCATCATCATCGCCGGTGCCGGACTGATCGGATACGGCATCTTCGCCACCGCGAGCGGTGCGCTCGCATCAGGACGAGCGCGCGGTCGCCACCGTCTGCAGACCAGGAGAATCACATGCTGA